One window of Candidatus Cloacimonadaceae bacterium genomic DNA carries:
- the lon gene encoding endopeptidase La — protein sequence MEDQNSRVPRTLPVLHMSSVVMFPYLLMPLVVSDEESKLVIDHALSNDKAMAFFLERDKLQLSDTGLHEIGTAVTILRMLRNQDGSISLLLQGSSRIRLQKVTQRDPFIMVDVESIVEQNIEDTEIHAYRAIALELLEKIAQESTLLNREMISGLSNIKQADRVADIIAGNIELQLDDRQAILDLIDIKERYRYLNNCLAELIKQMKVENHIRSNIQLEMSEDQRRYYLREQMDAIRRELGESDEVSKEILKWKDLIEKNDLPDHVREVAYEELERLSVMQPASSEYGVIRNYLDWIVNLPWRVHSKDRLDLKKIERILTQDHYGLEKPKERILEFIAVKKLKGGLKGPILCFVGPPGTGKTSIGKSVARALNRKFIRMSLGGIHDEAEIRGHRRTYIGAMPGKILMEIKRQGTANPVFMLDEIDKLGRDFRGDPASALLEVLDPEQNNSFVDNYINLAYDLSEVLFITTANSLETIPPPLRDRMEIIEFSSYLENDKIQIAKSYLIPKELDANGLADRNIRIHKSALQELIRYYNREAGVRNLQRRIGSILRKIAKAVASGVDKDILIKGTDVKAYLGPRKYSLELANRKPEIGIATGLAWTSYGGEILFCETTKMPGKGAIILTGLLGEVMKESARIALSHLKANYQRYHINPKELEKLDIHIHFPSGAVPKDGPSAGIVLTTALASLFTGKKVRHDIAMTGEVTLVGKVLPIGGLKEKMLAARRAGIRQLILPKENMETLSDFSPDILEGMDITYVEDVKEVLAKVLIDNPLKRKELG from the coding sequence ATGGAAGATCAGAACAGCCGGGTTCCGAGGACTTTGCCCGTTCTGCACATGAGCAGCGTGGTGATGTTTCCTTATTTGTTGATGCCTTTGGTGGTGTCCGACGAAGAATCCAAATTGGTGATCGATCACGCGCTTTCCAACGATAAAGCGATGGCTTTTTTCCTCGAACGGGATAAGCTGCAGCTCTCGGATACGGGGTTGCATGAGATCGGAACAGCGGTCACGATCCTGCGCATGTTGAGAAATCAGGACGGCTCGATCAGCCTGCTCTTGCAGGGATCGTCCCGCATCCGTTTACAAAAGGTCACGCAGCGTGATCCCTTCATCATGGTGGATGTGGAATCTATCGTAGAACAAAACATCGAGGACACCGAGATCCACGCCTATCGCGCGATCGCTCTCGAACTTCTCGAAAAGATCGCGCAGGAAAGCACACTTTTGAACCGGGAAATGATCTCCGGGCTCAGCAATATCAAGCAAGCCGATAGAGTGGCGGATATCATCGCCGGAAACATCGAACTCCAGCTTGATGACCGCCAAGCAATTCTCGATCTGATTGATATCAAAGAACGTTATCGATACTTGAACAACTGCCTCGCGGAGCTGATCAAACAAATGAAGGTGGAAAACCACATCCGCAGCAACATCCAGCTCGAAATGAGCGAAGACCAGCGCCGCTATTACCTGCGCGAGCAAATGGACGCCATCCGTCGTGAACTTGGTGAAAGCGACGAAGTGAGCAAGGAAATCCTCAAGTGGAAAGATCTGATCGAAAAGAACGACCTTCCAGACCATGTGCGTGAAGTCGCCTACGAGGAACTGGAACGTCTTTCGGTGATGCAACCTGCCTCCAGCGAGTATGGAGTGATCCGAAATTATCTCGATTGGATCGTCAATCTCCCCTGGAGGGTTCATAGCAAAGACCGTCTCGATCTGAAAAAGATCGAACGCATCCTCACCCAGGATCATTACGGTTTGGAAAAACCTAAGGAACGCATCCTGGAATTCATCGCGGTGAAAAAGCTCAAAGGCGGTCTCAAGGGTCCGATCCTCTGCTTCGTCGGTCCTCCCGGAACGGGCAAAACCTCGATCGGCAAATCCGTAGCCAGAGCATTGAACCGCAAGTTCATACGCATGTCTCTGGGTGGAATTCACGACGAGGCGGAAATTCGCGGACACCGCAGAACATACATCGGCGCCATGCCTGGAAAGATATTGATGGAAATCAAACGTCAGGGCACCGCCAATCCCGTTTTCATGCTCGACGAGATCGACAAACTGGGACGCGATTTTCGCGGCGACCCCGCTTCCGCCCTACTGGAAGTGCTTGATCCAGAGCAGAATAACAGTTTTGTGGATAACTATATCAACCTCGCTTATGACCTATCCGAAGTGTTGTTTATCACCACGGCAAATTCCCTTGAAACGATTCCTCCGCCACTGCGAGACCGCATGGAAATCATAGAATTCTCCAGTTATCTGGAAAACGACAAGATTCAGATCGCCAAAAGCTATCTCATCCCCAAAGAACTGGATGCCAACGGCTTGGCGGATAGAAACATCAGGATTCACAAGAGCGCTTTGCAGGAATTGATCAGGTATTACAACCGCGAAGCCGGAGTGCGCAATCTGCAGAGGCGCATCGGATCGATCTTGCGCAAGATCGCCAAAGCGGTCGCCAGCGGCGTGGACAAGGATATCCTCATCAAAGGGACGGACGTCAAGGCATATCTCGGACCGCGGAAATACTCACTGGAACTGGCAAACCGCAAACCCGAGATCGGCATCGCAACCGGGCTCGCGTGGACAAGCTATGGCGGCGAGATCCTGTTTTGTGAAACCACCAAAATGCCCGGCAAGGGAGCTATCATTCTCACCGGTCTTTTAGGCGAAGTGATGAAGGAATCCGCCCGCATTGCGCTTTCGCACCTGAAAGCAAACTACCAGAGGTATCACATCAATCCCAAAGAATTGGAAAAGCTTGACATCCACATCCATTTCCCCTCAGGTGCCGTACCAAAAGACGGTCCCTCCGCAGGTATCGTTCTCACCACGGCATTGGCATCGCTATTCACCGGTAAAAAAGTGCGGCACGACATCGCCATGACAGGGGAAGTGACACTCGTCGGCAAAGTGTTACCCATCGGCGGACTCAAGGAAAAGATGCTTGCCGCCAGACGTGCCGGAATCCGTCAACTGATCCTGCCCAAAGAAAATATGGAGACCCTGTCTGATTTTTCCCCGGATATTCTCGAAGGAATGGACATCACTTATGTGGAGGACGTGAAGGAAGTATTGGCAAAGGTGCTGATCGACAACCCCCTGAAAAGGAAAGAGCTTGGGTGA
- a CDS encoding NAD+ synthase, whose protein sequence is MRNLNPHNEIGRICAFIRDYLENSGFEKVILGLSGGIDSSVSAALAARAIGAENVIGVMMPYRNSHPDSLDDATELAILLHIEHHVVSISSMTDAYFAGFEPEATLLRRGNWMARMRMCVLYDLSAKYKALVVGTSNRTELLVGYFTQHGDAACAIEPLGHLYKSEVWQLARELNIPGKIIEKTPSADLWEGQTDEAEIGLRYNELDRILFDLTELDINFRAGGNLDFPLEKYERVQKLMQNSAFKRKLPPILD, encoded by the coding sequence ATGAGAAATTTGAACCCGCATAACGAGATCGGGCGCATCTGCGCATTCATTCGCGACTATCTGGAAAACAGCGGATTCGAAAAAGTGATTCTGGGACTTTCCGGAGGGATCGATTCCTCCGTTTCTGCTGCTTTGGCTGCACGGGCAATCGGTGCTGAAAATGTGATCGGAGTGATGATGCCCTATCGAAACAGTCATCCGGATTCTTTGGATGACGCCACCGAATTGGCAATACTGCTACACATCGAACATCATGTGGTTTCGATCAGCAGTATGACCGATGCCTATTTTGCCGGTTTCGAACCGGAAGCCACGTTGCTCAGACGCGGTAACTGGATGGCGCGCATGCGGATGTGCGTCCTCTACGATCTTTCGGCAAAATACAAAGCTTTGGTAGTGGGAACGAGCAACCGCACCGAACTCTTGGTAGGGTATTTCACCCAACATGGGGATGCCGCCTGCGCCATCGAACCCCTCGGACACCTTTACAAAAGCGAGGTTTGGCAGCTTGCCCGCGAGCTGAATATCCCAGGCAAAATCATCGAAAAGACCCCCTCCGCTGACCTCTGGGAAGGACAAACCGACGAAGCCGAAATCGGCTTGCGCTATAATGAGCTTGATCGCATTCTCTTTGACCTCACCGAATTGGACATCAATTTCCGCGCCGGCGGCAATCTCGATTTTCCGCTTGAGAAATATGAGAGAGTTCAGAAGCTGATGCAAAACTCCGCTTTCAAACGCAAACTCCCACCCATTCTGGATTGA
- a CDS encoding lysophospholipid acyltransferase family protein, protein MNTIKSFLWKTFFLLFMLICLVAYFFIVPFKLILSKKKYRRLIHAGVSFWGRVTVRSTGSRVIIEGAELIPASESICYIGNHQGLFDIPSFLGFIGKPVGFVAKQELFKVPILSLWMKEIPCVFIDRKNARKAMETFKASAGIIRGGHPLVIFPEGTRSKSDTMGIFHLGSLKLPQMADATIVPFVIKGSWRILEIDKKIHKSLIRIKILPPILPTDPIYRDKHKLSEFLHSTIKSNLETI, encoded by the coding sequence ATGAATACGATTAAATCGTTCTTATGGAAAACCTTCTTTCTGCTATTTATGCTCATTTGCTTGGTGGCATATTTCTTTATCGTACCCTTCAAACTCATCCTGAGCAAAAAGAAATATCGCAGATTGATCCATGCGGGAGTGAGTTTTTGGGGTAGAGTAACGGTGCGCAGCACGGGTTCGCGCGTTATCATCGAAGGAGCTGAATTGATTCCCGCTAGCGAAAGCATCTGCTATATCGGCAATCATCAGGGACTCTTTGACATTCCGTCCTTTCTGGGTTTCATCGGCAAGCCCGTGGGTTTCGTCGCCAAGCAGGAGCTCTTCAAAGTGCCGATCCTGAGCCTCTGGATGAAGGAGATTCCTTGCGTGTTCATCGATCGTAAAAATGCACGCAAAGCGATGGAAACCTTCAAAGCCAGCGCCGGCATCATCCGTGGTGGACATCCTTTGGTGATTTTTCCCGAAGGAACCAGAAGCAAGAGCGACACCATGGGAATATTTCATCTCGGCAGCCTCAAACTGCCACAGATGGCAGACGCGACCATCGTGCCTTTTGTGATCAAAGGAAGCTGGCGCATTCTCGAGATTGACAAAAAGATTCACAAGTCTCTGATCAGGATCAAGATACTGCCTCCGATCCTTCCCACTGATCCCATCTATCGGGACAAACACAAGCTCAGCGAGTTTCTGCACTCCACTATCAAGAGCAATCTGGAAACTATTTGA
- a CDS encoding polysaccharide deacetylase family protein has protein sequence MEKYPNIVILLNLPIRYIPKAEFVLRTYCAVLRLNPKFLYGTHFESVHVYYGMSTDQEYPIKIHFNEQTADFFELRELYPLDKVNFRQYKNEFIPFLFSRDGMIFSFDNDHCLIRKDIVASGFYFLTCWHEYIMSFHGQAKDRVDFKQSLQYRWDFTEVPVVDVYCQMLLYVMGIYLPEFVRDIHWGENSGFAVSLSHDIDYWDFWTARQRAETLKYNASSFLGRPLSAIYKAIGHTLHKNLFHNPWRIVRNIVRQEAEAGVKSTWFLLARDDFADERQNYITNIVAREQIIDLLGQQEVGLHGSPESAFDSEVLKQELETLRALGFNPTGFRTHYLHFNYQKSFTILENAGIEFDSTLGYWENIGFRAGISFPFSPFNIEENRPFRVLEIPLIVMDTTLYSHRAMNLSRYAARRSLKRLIDMAAKYQSHLSLLWHNTSFDPIDYPGWSSLYWKTIAYAQRKRAWVTSLRDIYEDWQLRK, from the coding sequence ATGGAAAAATATCCCAATATCGTCATCCTGCTCAATCTGCCAATACGCTATATCCCGAAGGCGGAGTTTGTCTTACGCACCTATTGTGCGGTACTCCGCCTGAACCCGAAATTCCTTTATGGAACGCACTTTGAAAGCGTGCACGTCTACTACGGGATGTCCACTGACCAGGAATATCCGATCAAGATTCACTTCAATGAGCAAACGGCGGATTTCTTTGAGCTAAGGGAGCTCTATCCTTTGGACAAAGTTAATTTCCGTCAATATAAGAACGAATTCATCCCCTTCCTCTTTTCCCGCGACGGCATGATTTTTTCCTTCGACAACGATCACTGTCTGATCCGCAAAGACATCGTTGCCAGCGGATTCTATTTTCTCACTTGTTGGCACGAATACATCATGAGCTTTCATGGTCAGGCCAAGGACAGGGTGGATTTCAAGCAGTCGCTTCAATACCGCTGGGATTTCACAGAAGTACCCGTCGTGGACGTCTATTGTCAGATGCTGCTCTATGTGATGGGCATCTATCTGCCTGAATTTGTGAGAGATATCCATTGGGGAGAGAACAGCGGTTTTGCCGTTTCACTCTCGCACGATATCGATTACTGGGATTTTTGGACGGCAAGACAGAGAGCGGAAACCCTTAAGTATAACGCGTCATCATTTCTCGGGCGCCCCTTATCAGCGATCTACAAAGCTATAGGACACACTTTGCACAAGAATCTGTTTCATAATCCCTGGCGGATAGTCCGAAACATCGTTCGTCAAGAAGCTGAAGCGGGAGTCAAATCCACCTGGTTTCTGCTCGCAAGAGATGACTTTGCTGATGAGCGGCAAAACTATATCACCAACATCGTTGCCCGTGAGCAAATCATCGATCTGCTTGGCCAGCAGGAAGTCGGTTTGCATGGCAGCCCGGAATCGGCATTCGACTCAGAGGTTCTGAAGCAGGAACTCGAAACACTTCGCGCTCTTGGATTTAACCCCACCGGGTTTCGCACACATTATCTTCATTTCAACTATCAAAAGAGCTTCACTATATTGGAAAACGCGGGAATCGAATTTGATTCCACCCTCGGATACTGGGAAAACATCGGTTTCCGGGCAGGCATTTCCTTTCCATTTTCGCCATTCAATATTGAAGAAAACCGTCCGTTCCGCGTTCTCGAGATTCCGTTGATCGTGATGGACACAACGCTCTATTCGCATCGGGCGATGAATCTATCCCGCTATGCGGCAAGGCGTTCGCTCAAGCGCTTGATCGATATGGCGGCAAAGTATCAATCCCATCTGTCGCTTTTGTGGCACAATACCAGTTTCGATCCCATCGACTATCCCGGCTGGTCTTCATTGTATTGGAAGACAATCGCCTACGCGCAGAGAAAGCGAGCTTGGGTCACCTCCCTGCGGGATATCTATGAAGATTGGCAATTGCGGAAGTAA